A window of the Myxococcales bacterium genome harbors these coding sequences:
- a CDS encoding 50S ribosomal protein L35: MPKMKTNKSAAKRQGHRKRAGSPIQAGGNHMLINKSRKRLRRLRNNDMVHGTMEKHQAPP; encoded by the coding sequence ATGCCGAAGATGAAGACCAACAAAAGCGCCGCGAAGCGCCAAGGTCACCGGAAGCGGGCGGGTTCGCCGATCCAAGCGGGTGGCAACCACATGCTCATCAACAAGTCCCGGAAGCGCCTTCGTCGCCTCCGCAACAACGACATGGTTCACGGAACCATGGAGAAGCATCAAGCGCCTCCTTAA